Proteins from a single region of Dyadobacter fanqingshengii:
- a CDS encoding glycoside hydrolase family 127 protein, which produces MTKYFSLLSLLLCCQLSFAQNGKITAVPLKNVKTKQGFWHTRVEAAREVTVPHALQQCEESGRIDNFAVAGGLKKGKFEGVRFNDSDVFKVVEGAAYVLQNQYDPKLDHYLDSLITLFAAAQEPDGYLYTIRTINKDTTGSYDWIAGPYRYGFENGSHELYNVGHLYEAAIAHYEATGKKTLLDVATKNADHLVKTFGTKPGQLVVVPGHQEIELALIKLYRTTGKKEYLDLSKFFIDMRGRSDKRALYLDEHKLGPAYFQDQVPFVRQKEAVGHAVRAQYLYTAVADMLTIEDEPEHSHAVHAIWDDATEKKQYVTGGVGAREDGEAFDKEYILPNDNAYAETCAAIANMLWNHKMFLYTGESKYMDVFERVLYNGFLGGMSVKGDKFFYVNPMASNGVNDFNKGTGAERQPWFGTACCPTNVSRFLPSMPAYIYATKGNELIVNLFADNEATISVNNNAVKLAQQTNYPWDGNVKILVDPEKAGNFTVSVRIPGWATGEAIPGNLYAYANKDSKPVTLRVNGKNIPANIEKGYIKLARNWKKGDQIDLVLDMPVRKIISNEKITANKDKIAIERGPVLYCAEGHDNNGKALAIPVSENQTFAASYQQGLLGGVNVLKSEAGNVTLIPYYAWANRGPNEMVIWFNKAQ; this is translated from the coding sequence ATGACCAAATATTTCTCGCTACTCTCCCTGCTGCTTTGCTGTCAATTGTCCTTCGCACAGAATGGCAAAATCACTGCTGTTCCACTTAAAAATGTAAAAACGAAACAGGGTTTCTGGCACACTCGCGTGGAAGCTGCGCGTGAAGTAACGGTTCCGCATGCATTGCAACAATGCGAGGAATCGGGCCGGATAGACAACTTCGCAGTGGCTGGCGGATTAAAAAAGGGGAAGTTCGAAGGCGTTCGTTTCAATGATTCGGATGTTTTCAAAGTCGTTGAAGGCGCGGCATATGTGCTTCAAAATCAATACGATCCCAAGCTAGACCATTATCTGGACAGTCTCATTACGCTTTTCGCAGCCGCACAAGAGCCGGACGGCTATTTATATACAATCAGGACCATTAATAAAGACACAACCGGCTCCTACGACTGGATTGCCGGGCCTTACCGTTATGGTTTTGAGAACGGCAGCCATGAACTCTACAATGTGGGGCACCTTTATGAAGCGGCCATTGCCCATTACGAAGCCACCGGAAAGAAAACATTGCTCGATGTTGCCACCAAGAATGCGGATCACTTGGTTAAAACTTTTGGCACAAAACCGGGACAACTGGTCGTCGTTCCTGGTCATCAGGAAATTGAGTTGGCGTTGATCAAGCTTTACCGGACAACGGGCAAAAAAGAATATCTGGATCTTTCCAAATTCTTCATCGACATGCGCGGCCGCTCCGATAAGCGCGCATTGTATCTGGACGAGCACAAATTGGGCCCTGCCTATTTTCAGGACCAGGTTCCTTTTGTGAGACAAAAAGAAGCGGTTGGTCATGCCGTTCGTGCGCAATATTTATACACGGCCGTTGCGGACATGCTCACGATCGAAGACGAGCCGGAACACAGTCACGCCGTTCACGCGATATGGGATGATGCAACAGAGAAAAAACAATATGTAACCGGTGGCGTAGGCGCCCGCGAAGACGGTGAAGCTTTTGATAAAGAATACATTTTGCCGAACGACAATGCCTATGCCGAAACCTGCGCGGCCATTGCCAATATGCTCTGGAATCACAAAATGTTCCTGTATACGGGTGAATCCAAGTATATGGATGTGTTCGAACGGGTGCTTTACAATGGATTTCTGGGTGGCATGTCGGTGAAAGGCGACAAGTTTTTTTATGTAAATCCAATGGCTTCCAATGGTGTCAATGATTTCAACAAAGGCACCGGTGCTGAAAGACAACCCTGGTTTGGAACAGCTTGCTGTCCTACCAATGTGTCGCGTTTTCTGCCTTCCATGCCTGCTTACATTTACGCCACAAAAGGCAACGAACTGATTGTTAATTTATTCGCTGATAACGAGGCAACCATTTCAGTCAATAACAATGCGGTAAAACTGGCGCAGCAAACCAACTATCCTTGGGACGGGAATGTCAAAATTTTGGTTGATCCTGAAAAAGCCGGGAATTTCACGGTGTCGGTCCGCATTCCGGGTTGGGCGACAGGCGAGGCGATTCCAGGTAATCTTTATGCTTATGCTAACAAAGATTCCAAACCGGTAACATTGCGTGTGAATGGCAAAAACATCCCGGCTAATATTGAAAAAGGTTACATTAAGCTGGCGAGGAACTGGAAGAAAGGCGATCAGATTGACCTGGTGCTCGATATGCCGGTAAGAAAGATTATCTCCAATGAAAAAATAACTGCTAATAAGGATAAAATTGCCATTGAACGCGGACCTGTTTTGTACTGCGCAGAAGGCCATGACAACAACGGTAAAGCATTGGCTATTCCTGTTTCAGAAAACCAAACATTCGCCGCCAGCTATCAGCAGGGCTTGTTAGGCGGAGTTAATGTATTAAAATCTGAGGCAGGCAATGTTACGCTGATCCCCTATTATGCCTGGGCAAACCGTGGACCCAATGAAATGGTGATCTGGTTTAATAAGGCGCAGTAA
- a CDS encoding LEA type 2 family protein produces the protein MHINRSRKIALVILLLVAAAVIGWYFFKKYKNEHVNPVSGLKPRVEMGIGQISNITDSTIDLSLKLLIDNPLPVGVDVERFDYFVKMNGVTIIEDEYAKPLAINPRDSTLVTIPAQLKIAKLGKEGDAEAAVGEDSADYHFEGRFHLKKPILGKDSIVLDMDKRLPLYRLPKVEIVDYDVTKFRLGKSEVVLKLKFSNQNPFPVQFENPAYAVDLGKQDRLAEGSVKGVTKVKGKSSEIYEIPLAIDMGKVLKAAGQMVSKGKELPFTLYFKSKLVSENEMFKNSDVNVIVNGTLKDLETVQKNLSK, from the coding sequence ATGCATATTAACCGGTCGCGCAAGATTGCGCTTGTCATCTTATTATTAGTAGCGGCCGCCGTCATAGGATGGTATTTTTTCAAAAAGTATAAAAATGAGCATGTAAACCCGGTATCGGGATTGAAGCCCCGGGTAGAGATGGGGATTGGGCAAATCAGCAACATTACTGACAGCACCATTGACCTTTCTCTTAAACTGTTGATTGATAACCCCCTTCCGGTTGGGGTGGATGTGGAACGTTTTGATTATTTCGTGAAGATGAACGGGGTGACTATTATTGAAGATGAATATGCCAAACCCTTAGCCATCAATCCGCGCGACAGCACATTGGTTACAATCCCAGCGCAATTGAAGATTGCCAAACTTGGAAAGGAAGGCGATGCGGAAGCTGCCGTAGGAGAGGATAGCGCAGACTATCATTTCGAAGGTCGTTTTCATTTGAAAAAGCCGATTTTAGGAAAAGATAGTATCGTGCTGGATATGGATAAAAGATTGCCTTTATACAGGTTACCAAAGGTTGAAATTGTCGATTATGATGTGACAAAGTTCCGCCTCGGTAAATCAGAGGTTGTGTTAAAATTGAAGTTTTCGAACCAAAATCCTTTTCCAGTTCAGTTTGAAAATCCCGCATACGCCGTGGATCTTGGTAAACAGGATCGGCTTGCAGAAGGAAGCGTGAAAGGTGTTACCAAGGTTAAAGGCAAAAGCAGCGAGATTTATGAAATTCCATTGGCTATTGATATGGGTAAAGTTTTGAAAGCGGCGGGCCAAATGGTGTCGAAAGGGAAGGAGCTTCCGTTCACATTGTATTTTAAAAGCAAGCTGGTTTCCGAAAATGAGATGTTCAAAAACAGCGACGTTAATGTCATCGTCAACGGAACATTGAAGGATTTGGAAACTGTACAAAAAAACCTTTCGAAGTAA
- a CDS encoding YciE/YciF ferroxidase family protein has protein sequence MKATKSKLVNQITETDSAKLKELFVDGLKDIYWAEKHLAKALTKMSKSATSEELKAAFEKHTTETEEHAARLEEIFGLVGEKAQAKKCAAMEGLIEEGEEIISSTDKGTMVRDCGLIMAAQKVEHYEIASYGTLRNIARTLGYSEVADMLQITLDQEGETDHKLTELAETYVNEEASAE, from the coding sequence ATGAAAGCGACCAAAAGTAAATTAGTAAACCAAATCACTGAAACAGATAGTGCGAAGCTGAAAGAACTTTTTGTTGACGGTCTGAAGGATATTTACTGGGCAGAGAAACACCTGGCAAAAGCATTGACGAAAATGTCAAAAAGTGCTACTTCGGAAGAGCTGAAAGCGGCTTTTGAAAAACATACAACAGAAACCGAAGAACACGCAGCCAGACTGGAAGAAATTTTTGGACTTGTAGGCGAAAAGGCACAAGCTAAGAAATGTGCTGCGATGGAAGGTCTTATTGAAGAAGGCGAAGAAATTATCAGCAGCACCGATAAAGGAACAATGGTTCGTGACTGCGGATTGATCATGGCTGCTCAGAAAGTAGAACATTACGAAATCGCATCTTACGGAACATTGAGAAACATTGCAAGAACATTGGGTTACAGCGAAGTGGCGGATATGCTGCAAATTACGCTTGATCAGGAAGGTGAAACCGACCACAAGCTAACAGAATTGGCTGAAACATATGTGAACGAAGAAGCCAGCGCAGAATAA
- a CDS encoding pyridoxamine 5'-phosphate oxidase family protein, with product MEKDLQDKDAIKKLKSLAEDIRFCMYTTYANGRIESRPMTTLEIDDEGNVWFFTSRNTEIGDSSNQGEPVTLIYSEPKENTYISVSGHAEIVESETKKEELWNPMSKAWFPEGKEDPNLVVLKVTTGEAAYWDATSSKMVVFFSMVKAVLTGTTPEGGDHGKLNLA from the coding sequence ATGGAAAAGGACCTTCAAGATAAAGACGCAATAAAAAAACTGAAATCACTGGCTGAGGATATCCGGTTTTGTATGTACACGACTTATGCAAACGGAAGGATAGAATCGCGTCCTATGACCACACTGGAAATTGATGATGAAGGAAATGTCTGGTTTTTCACCAGTAGAAACACGGAAATCGGTGACAGCTCCAATCAGGGTGAGCCGGTAACATTAATTTATTCGGAACCGAAAGAAAATACCTACATCAGCGTTTCGGGTCATGCAGAGATTGTAGAAAGCGAAACCAAGAAAGAGGAATTGTGGAACCCTATGTCAAAAGCGTGGTTTCCGGAAGGAAAAGAAGATCCGAATCTGGTGGTTTTGAAAGTGACAACCGGGGAAGCCGCATACTGGGATGCAACGTCGTCCAAAATGGTGGTTTTCTTCTCCATGGTCAAAGCGGTCCTTACAGGCACCACGCCAGAAGGCGGCGATCATGGCAAATTGAATCTGGCCTGA
- a CDS encoding 2TM domain-containing protein: METPRNEFIWRKAKKRASFKVHLSTYLVINAGLWLLWAVTAFPHFGNDHLPWPIFPMVGWGIGLATHLIVAYGNLDEKGLAEREYEKLMRS; encoded by the coding sequence ATGGAAACGCCGCGTAATGAGTTTATCTGGAGAAAAGCGAAGAAAAGGGCATCATTTAAAGTTCATCTCAGCACTTATCTGGTTATTAATGCAGGTTTGTGGCTTCTGTGGGCTGTGACGGCTTTTCCGCACTTTGGCAATGATCATTTACCGTGGCCTATATTCCCAATGGTGGGATGGGGCATCGGCCTTGCAACCCATCTTATAGTCGCATATGGCAATTTGGACGAAAAGGGATTGGCGGAGCGGGAGTACGAAAAATTAATGCGCAGCTAA
- a CDS encoding TonB-dependent receptor, translated as MKKYILALIALVILSRAFAQQPTQLVKGHVIDAESRQPVIGANVIITSLTPIMGGTTDAEGVFRIENVPVGRHSFKITSMGYDDAFLQEIAVGSGKEVELTIKLAESFRSLDEVVVKAQKENGAPLNDMVSVSGRSFTVDQTKRFAASVNDPARMALSFAGVATNDDGGNQIIIRGNSPKGMLWRMEGVEIPNPNHFGEEGSSGGGISALSANVLGNSDFLTGAFPAEYGNATSGVFDLKLRNGNNEKREYAMQAGVLGLDFAAEGPLGAKGGASYLANYRYSTLSVLNKLGLNIQGDASTDFQDGAFKIHVPSDDKSVVTVWGIGGISTSKENTNAENEVFTSNRGILGINYLRYINNKAYVESIISYAGTKVTDETDNLGKQISYRQSFTNQALRISSLFNYKLNARNTFRGGFIINHLDFNLFDRNNEDGPFRTFLDQRGTTQLYQAYGQLKSRISPTVTINAGVHGMLLGLNNQFSLEPRLGMKWAVAPKSTISFGAGLHSKTESISTYFAQVNSETGKTAAANKDLKLMKSAHFVGGYEFRPTSSWRVLTEAYYQHHYHVPIGSPNSTKPYLLHNSQINEISGFTNDSLVSDGTGRSYGVEVTIEKSLTGGIYLMSTTSLYQSKYTGRDGIERNSRFNGQFVQNVLAGKEWKVGKNKTNVFAANIKMLAAGGNRVTPIDLEKSKQSGKTELDWTRAYSQQLPHYFRSDVRVSYTKNKKRTASTISLDIQNVTNRLNAYERSYDPTDKVIRNTTQTGLIPVLNYRLEF; from the coding sequence ATGAAAAAATATATTCTTGCGCTGATCGCGTTGGTGATCTTGTCGCGGGCTTTTGCCCAGCAACCGACACAACTTGTAAAAGGACATGTTATCGATGCGGAGTCCCGGCAACCGGTGATCGGCGCAAATGTGATCATCACTTCACTTACTCCGATCATGGGCGGAACGACGGATGCGGAAGGTGTTTTCCGCATCGAAAATGTTCCCGTCGGAAGGCATTCTTTCAAAATTACCAGCATGGGATATGATGATGCATTTTTGCAGGAAATCGCTGTCGGTTCGGGTAAGGAAGTCGAATTGACCATTAAACTGGCAGAATCTTTCCGGTCGCTGGATGAAGTGGTGGTGAAGGCGCAAAAGGAAAACGGCGCTCCTCTCAATGACATGGTGAGTGTCAGCGGGCGCTCTTTCACGGTGGATCAGACCAAACGTTTTGCGGCTTCGGTGAATGACCCGGCGCGTATGGCTTTGTCCTTTGCGGGTGTAGCCACCAACGATGATGGTGGTAATCAGATCATTATCCGTGGTAACAGCCCGAAAGGAATGTTGTGGAGAATGGAAGGTGTGGAAATTCCAAACCCTAACCATTTCGGCGAAGAAGGTTCGAGCGGCGGCGGGATCAGCGCATTGAGTGCCAATGTTTTAGGTAATTCCGACTTCCTTACAGGCGCTTTTCCGGCTGAATATGGCAATGCAACTTCCGGGGTGTTTGATTTGAAATTAAGAAACGGAAATAATGAAAAGCGCGAGTACGCAATGCAAGCCGGCGTCCTGGGCCTCGATTTCGCTGCGGAAGGGCCACTCGGCGCCAAAGGCGGAGCCTCTTACCTGGCCAATTACCGCTATTCGACATTATCTGTGCTCAACAAATTGGGCCTGAACATTCAGGGAGATGCTTCTACGGACTTCCAGGACGGCGCTTTTAAAATTCACGTTCCATCTGATGACAAATCTGTTGTGACGGTTTGGGGAATTGGGGGCATCAGCACTTCAAAAGAAAATACGAATGCTGAAAATGAAGTGTTTACCTCGAACCGCGGCATTTTGGGCATCAATTACCTGCGCTATATCAATAACAAAGCTTACGTTGAAAGCATCATTTCCTATGCGGGAACCAAGGTTACCGACGAAACTGACAACCTCGGAAAACAAATTTCGTATCGCCAGAGCTTTACCAATCAGGCACTCAGGATATCTTCCTTATTCAACTACAAGCTTAATGCCCGCAACACCTTTCGCGGCGGATTTATCATCAACCATTTGGACTTTAACCTTTTCGACAGGAATAATGAAGACGGTCCTTTTCGTACTTTTCTGGATCAAAGAGGGACTACTCAGCTTTATCAGGCATATGGTCAGCTTAAATCGCGTATATCACCGACAGTTACGATCAATGCGGGCGTTCACGGCATGTTATTGGGACTTAATAACCAGTTTTCTCTCGAACCGAGACTAGGGATGAAATGGGCTGTCGCTCCAAAGTCTACCATCAGTTTTGGTGCCGGGTTGCACAGTAAAACAGAGTCGATCTCAACATATTTTGCACAGGTCAATTCTGAAACCGGGAAAACGGCGGCGGCTAACAAAGACCTTAAACTGATGAAGTCTGCGCATTTTGTGGGCGGTTATGAATTCCGGCCTACCAGCAGCTGGCGGGTTTTGACAGAGGCATATTACCAACATCATTATCATGTGCCGATCGGTTCGCCAAATTCTACAAAACCTTACCTTTTGCACAATTCCCAAATTAACGAGATCAGCGGTTTTACAAATGATTCGCTGGTGAGTGATGGAACGGGTCGCAGCTATGGGGTTGAGGTGACCATTGAAAAATCCCTGACGGGCGGCATTTATCTCATGAGCACCACATCATTATATCAGTCAAAATACACCGGTCGTGATGGTATCGAGCGGAACAGCAGGTTCAATGGTCAATTTGTACAGAATGTTCTGGCAGGGAAAGAATGGAAGGTGGGTAAAAACAAAACCAATGTGTTCGCAGCAAACATTAAAATGCTCGCCGCCGGCGGAAACCGCGTGACGCCTATTGATCTTGAAAAATCAAAACAATCAGGAAAAACGGAACTAGACTGGACCCGGGCATATTCACAGCAACTGCCGCATTATTTCCGGTCGGACGTCCGCGTAAGCTATACAAAGAACAAAAAACGAACTGCATCAACAATCTCACTGGATATCCAGAATGTGACCAACCGATTGAATGCATACGAGCGATCTTACGATCCAACTGATAAGGTGATCAGGAACACAACGCAAACAGGCTTGATCCCGGTGCTGAACTATCGCCTTGAATTTTAG
- a CDS encoding type II toxin-antitoxin system VapC family toxin, protein MNLLLDTHAVIWFITDDLRLPRRTRILLEDADNSCFISIATLWEIAIKNSLGRLELHAELKEIFAIIDKTGFELLPITASHILTNAILPHHHHDPFDRIIIAQSIEENLLVVTKDEKFVNYEASIAWRR, encoded by the coding sequence ATGAATTTACTGCTCGACACGCATGCAGTTATTTGGTTTATCACTGACGATTTAAGACTGCCACGCAGAACAAGAATATTATTGGAGGATGCAGATAACAGTTGCTTCATCAGCATTGCGACACTGTGGGAAATAGCGATCAAAAATTCTTTGGGACGGCTGGAATTGCACGCTGAGCTAAAAGAAATCTTTGCAATTATTGATAAAACCGGTTTTGAACTGCTTCCTATAACAGCAAGCCATATTTTGACAAATGCAATTTTGCCACATCACCATCACGATCCTTTCGACCGCATAATTATTGCGCAATCCATTGAGGAAAATTTATTGGTTGTAACGAAAGATGAGAAGTTTGTGAATTATGAGGCCTCTATTGCGTGGCGCAGATAA
- the vapB gene encoding type II toxin-antitoxin system VapB family antitoxin codes for MTDLKLYTKLSKLPVQQKAQVVNFIEDLEKKSPSASGYKTKRLPGKAKGLIVMKDNFDDDIEGFNAYAK; via the coding sequence ATGACAGACTTAAAACTATACACAAAACTTTCAAAGTTGCCTGTGCAGCAAAAAGCACAGGTGGTTAATTTTATCGAAGATTTAGAAAAGAAATCTCCCTCCGCGTCAGGCTACAAGACCAAAAGACTTCCAGGCAAAGCAAAAGGGCTGATTGTCATGAAAGACAATTTTGATGATGATATCGAAGGATTTAATGCTTATGCCAAATGA
- the thiD gene encoding bifunctional hydroxymethylpyrimidine kinase/phosphomethylpyrimidine kinase has translation MNRYPTILTIAGSDSCGGAGIQADLKTIGALGGYGTSAITALTAQNTMEVRTVFPVPAVFLREQLLAVLDDIQVDAIKVGMIGTVENALVIADIIEQFKPGFVVIDPVMASSSGTELAAAEMLSVFWERLFPIADLVTPNMDEAKLLLSRKIHSLKTMQEAASEMIAKGCRAVLLKGGHLVSERLFDVLAQKDQEVLVFESAYIASQNLHGTGCTLSSAIATFMAQGNSLPEAIIFAKEYISSAIEAGKNAKTGNGNGPLNHFFDPVPLRVLY, from the coding sequence ATGAACCGATATCCAACCATACTTACCATTGCGGGATCAGACAGCTGCGGCGGCGCTGGAATTCAGGCAGATTTGAAAACGATAGGCGCATTGGGCGGCTACGGCACATCGGCCATTACTGCCCTTACCGCCCAAAATACAATGGAAGTCAGGACGGTTTTCCCGGTTCCGGCTGTGTTTTTGAGAGAACAATTACTGGCGGTTCTGGACGATATCCAGGTTGATGCCATTAAGGTAGGCATGATCGGGACGGTTGAAAACGCGCTGGTTATTGCCGACATTATTGAACAGTTCAAGCCTGGATTTGTGGTGATTGATCCCGTGATGGCATCTTCCAGCGGCACGGAGTTGGCAGCAGCCGAAATGCTCAGCGTTTTTTGGGAAAGGTTATTTCCCATTGCAGATCTGGTAACACCCAATATGGATGAGGCGAAATTGCTGTTATCCAGGAAAATCCATTCTCTGAAGACAATGCAGGAAGCCGCTTCGGAAATGATCGCTAAGGGTTGCCGCGCTGTTTTGCTCAAAGGCGGTCACCTGGTTTCAGAAAGATTGTTTGACGTTCTGGCACAAAAAGATCAGGAAGTGCTCGTTTTCGAATCTGCTTACATAGCAAGCCAGAATCTGCACGGAACCGGTTGCACGCTTTCCTCTGCCATCGCAACCTTCATGGCCCAGGGAAATTCCCTCCCCGAAGCCATCATTTTCGCCAAAGAATACATTTCAAGCGCCATCGAAGCCGGCAAAAACGCAAAAACCGGAAACGGCAACGGGCCCCTGAATCATTTTTTCGATCCCGTTCCGCTGCGGGTGTTGTACTAG
- the hxpB gene encoding hexitol phosphatase HxpB encodes MIKAAIFDMDGLLIDSEPIWTDAARRVMQRVNFTISDALKNQTTGLSIKLFLEYCHKIQPWHAPSFEELEQQILEYAHTNILAHAVAMPGAIELVKSLKAQGLKLAVASASHMDLIEGVLKRLEIIDYFDTWHSGELEEFTKPHPAVYLTTAAKLGLLPEECIAFEDSHAGLRSAHAAGMITISVPAMEVFEDTKFDMAHYKISSLEKYILSEMSGVPQSAIEN; translated from the coding sequence ATGATTAAAGCTGCCATATTTGACATGGACGGATTGCTGATAGATTCCGAGCCAATCTGGACAGACGCTGCCCGTAGGGTGATGCAAAGAGTAAATTTTACAATTTCCGATGCACTAAAAAACCAGACGACAGGTCTTTCCATTAAACTTTTCCTTGAATATTGTCACAAAATCCAGCCCTGGCATGCGCCTAGTTTTGAAGAATTGGAGCAGCAGATCCTGGAATATGCACATACAAACATTCTTGCTCATGCCGTGGCCATGCCAGGCGCCATCGAATTAGTCAAAAGTCTGAAAGCGCAGGGTTTGAAACTGGCTGTGGCTTCGGCTTCGCATATGGATCTGATTGAAGGTGTGCTCAAAAGGCTCGAAATTATTGACTACTTTGACACCTGGCATTCCGGCGAGCTGGAAGAATTCACCAAACCGCATCCGGCAGTTTATCTGACAACGGCCGCCAAATTAGGCTTGCTCCCGGAAGAATGCATTGCTTTTGAGGATTCTCATGCGGGCCTCCGATCAGCCCATGCAGCGGGAATGATTACAATTTCGGTGCCGGCGATGGAAGTTTTTGAGGATACTAAATTCGACATGGCACATTATAAGATCAGTTCTCTCGAAAAATACATATTAAGCGAAATGTCCGGCGTGCCGCAAAGCGCGATTGAAAACTAA
- a CDS encoding sensor histidine kinase yields MIGLRHFSIVIMIRIVVIILSVIALAWLASKHTNEVLVYVLGTIFIFIQGSLLYQYVTNVNRKLTYFLESVRYSDFTINFRSDNKMGRTFKELNQQFNEVLHAFRQARAEKEANLQYLNTIVQHIGTGLITFDSNGQVNLINNAALRMLGIYRLHQLSELKDKHPRLYELLSTLDSGVRELYRTPSDQPLALQGAAIQLRGMWVRIVVLQNIQTELQQQEVESWQNLTRVLRHEIMNSMTPIVSLVGTMRLIVNEDIEKSTNDQEAVNDLKEALHTLEKRSKGMMQFVNAYRDFTTLPKPVFANLSVAELLQEVIQLLQTDLTGSGVLWKISVKPETLTMKADASQIQQVLINLVKNASEAFSNQTNRLITLTAYQTDNVTIIDVADNGDGIEPEAIENIFIPFYTTKKTGSGIGLSLSRQILQQHNGQLNVSSEVGKGTVFTLLI; encoded by the coding sequence ATGATCGGACTAAGACATTTTAGCATTGTGATCATGATCAGGATAGTGGTAATTATCCTGAGTGTCATTGCCCTTGCCTGGCTAGCGTCCAAGCACACAAACGAAGTACTCGTATATGTGCTGGGGACCATTTTCATCTTTATCCAGGGATCATTATTGTATCAATATGTTACCAATGTCAACCGAAAGCTGACCTATTTTCTCGAATCAGTCCGCTATTCCGATTTTACGATTAATTTTCGCTCAGACAATAAAATGGGCCGGACATTTAAAGAGCTTAACCAGCAATTCAATGAAGTGCTGCACGCTTTCCGGCAGGCCCGTGCGGAAAAAGAGGCGAACCTGCAATATCTGAATACAATTGTTCAGCATATCGGAACAGGCCTGATCACTTTTGATAGCAATGGTCAGGTTAACCTTATTAACAATGCTGCTTTGCGTATGCTGGGCATTTACCGACTGCATCAGTTGAGTGAGCTAAAAGACAAACATCCAAGACTTTACGAATTACTCTCAACGCTCGACAGCGGCGTGCGCGAACTTTACCGGACACCATCGGATCAGCCGCTGGCATTGCAGGGCGCTGCTATTCAGCTGAGGGGAATGTGGGTAAGGATTGTGGTTTTGCAAAATATCCAGACTGAACTTCAACAGCAGGAAGTAGAATCCTGGCAAAATCTTACCCGCGTGTTGCGGCACGAGATTATGAACTCAATGACGCCGATTGTTTCGCTTGTTGGAACCATGCGACTGATTGTCAATGAGGATATTGAGAAATCTACAAACGATCAGGAAGCGGTTAATGACCTGAAAGAAGCACTGCACACCCTGGAAAAACGAAGCAAAGGAATGATGCAGTTTGTGAATGCTTACCGCGATTTTACAACTTTGCCCAAACCCGTTTTTGCTAATCTAAGCGTTGCAGAACTTTTGCAGGAAGTGATCCAATTATTACAAACGGATCTTACTGGTTCGGGCGTTTTGTGGAAAATTTCTGTGAAACCAGAAACATTAACCATGAAAGCCGACGCCAGCCAGATTCAGCAAGTGCTTATTAATTTGGTAAAAAATGCATCCGAAGCATTTTCTAACCAAACAAACAGGCTGATCACATTAACCGCTTACCAAACTGATAATGTGACCATTATCGACGTTGCGGATAATGGTGACGGCATTGAGCCTGAAGCGATTGAAAACATTTTTATTCCTTTTTACACGACAAAGAAAACCGGCTCGGGAATTGGGCTGAGCCTTTCGCGGCAGATTTTGCAGCAGCACAATGGTCAGCTCAATGTTTCTTCGGAAGTGGGCAAAGGGACTGTTTTTACACTGTTGATTTAG